A genomic stretch from Apis cerana isolate GH-2021 linkage group LG7, AcerK_1.0, whole genome shotgun sequence includes:
- the LOC107999286 gene encoding V-type proton ATPase 116 kDa subunit a 1 isoform X2 gives MGAMFRSEQMALCQLFIQPEAAYLSVSELGETGTVQFRDLNGDVNYFQRKFVNEVRRCDEMERKLRYIEAEVRKDGVPIVDNLTELPRAPNPRMIIDLEAHLEETENDILELSQNAVNLKSNYLELTELRHVLEKTQVFFTEEEANDSITRTLINEEPQNPNTTIRGRLEFVAGVINRERVPAFERMLWRISRGNVFLRQAELDKPLEDPATGNQIFKTVFVAFFQGEQLKSRIRKVCTGFHASLYPCPHSHAERQEMVKGVRTRLEDLNLVLNQTHDHRQRVLHNVAKELPNWAIMVRKMKAIYHTMNLFNVDVTKKCLIGECWVPVSDLTIVRDCLNEGSRLCGSSIPSFLNVIYTNENPPTFNRTNKFTRGFQNLIDAYGVASYREANPALYTIITFPFLFSIMFGDFGHGIIMTLFALFMIVKEKKFMAEKTTNEIWNIFFAGRYIILLMGLFSIYTGIIYNDVFSRSINIFGSSWDIRFDNKTIMINELMELDPAKSDYKQYPYPVGMDPVWVLAENKIIFLNSYKMKLSIIFGVVHMIFGVFMSTVNIIHFKKYSSLFLEFLPQLLFLVVLFLYLVVLMFVKWVLYSPTSPDMAYTPGCAPSILITFINMILRGHSQVREGCSEYMFPGQTTLQLACVIIAALCVPVMLFGKPLFFLLHKKSAQTGKVLSDGIASQDIELQTKGLQNNPSTSDATDEHEDESFGEVMIHQAIHTIEYVLSTISHTASYLRLWALSLAHGQLSEVLWSMVLRKGLFAAEGNYISAIMLFFAFAAWASFTVAILVMMEGLSAFLHTLRLHWVEFMSKFYEGQGYPFQPFCFKSILDAEDSED, from the exons ATGGGGGCGATGTTCAGGAGCGAGCAGATGGCGCTCTGCCAGCTGTTCATTCAGCCAGAGGCGGCCTATCTTTCTGTTTCCGAGCTTGGAGAAACGGGCACGGTGCAGTTTCGTGAT CTCAACGGCGatgtgaattattttcaacggAAGTTCGTGAACGAGGTGCGTCGATGCGACGAGATGGAGAGGAAACTTCGATACATCGAGGCCGAGGTGAGGAAAGACGGAGTGCCGATCGTCGACAATCTCACGGAACTACCACGGGCACCGAATCCTCGTATGATCATAGATCTCGAG GCCCATCTCGAGGAAACGGAGAACGACATATTAGAGCTGAGCCAAAACGCGGTGAACCTGAAGAGTAACTACCTCGAGTTGACGGAATTACGGCATGTGCTCGAGAAGACCCAAGTATTTTTCACGGAG GAAGAGGCCAATGACTCGATCACCAGGACGCTAATAAACGAGGAACCACAGAATCCGAACACGACGATTAGGGGACGTCTTGA atTCGTTGCTGGGGTAATAAACCGGGAACGAGTACCAGCTTTCGAGAGAATGTTGTGGCGAATATCCCGTGGAAACGTGTTCCTGCGCCAGGCTGAGCTTGACAAGCCGCTAGAAGATCCAGCTACT GGCAATCAGATATTTAAAACGGTGTTCGTCGCATTTTTCCAAGGAGAACAGCTGAAGAGCCGCATAAGAAAAGTCTGCACCGGTTTCCACGCCTCTTTGTATCCGTGCCCGCATAGCCACGCGGAACGTCAAGAAATGGTGAAAGGCGTTCGAACGAGACTGGAAGATTTGAACTTg GTTTTGAATCAAACGCACGATCATCGTCAACGCGTTTTACACAACGTAGCCAAGGAATTGCCCAATTGGGCGATCATGGTTCGAAAGATGAAGGCGATTTATCACACGATGAATCTGTTCAACGTCGACGTAACAAAAAAGTGCCTTATAGGAGAGTGTTGGGTACCTGTATCGGATCTTACCATCGTTAGAGACTGCCTTAACGAAGGATCG CGTCTCTGCGGTAGTTCGATACCATCTTTCCTCAATGTTATCTACACGAACGAAAACCCCCCGACGTTTAACAGGACGAACAAGTTCACCAGAGGTTTTCAAAACTTGATCGACGCGTATGGCGTGGCATCGTATCGCGAAGCTAATCCAGCCCTTTATACGATTATCACTTTCCCCTTTCTGTTTAGCATCATGTTCGGCGATTTTGGACATG gTATAATTATGACTCTGTTCGCTCTGTTTATGATCGTGAAGGAGAAGAAGTTTATGGCTGAAAAAACAACGAACgaaatttggaatatatttttcgccgGCCGTTACATTATACTTCTCATGGGTTTGTTTTCCATTTACACTGGCATCATCTATAATGACGTATTCTCAAGATCAATAAACATATTCGGGTCTAGTTGGGACATACGGTTCGACAATAAAACAATCATGATTAATGAGCTTATGGAATTGGACCCGGCTAAAAGTGATTACAAACAATACCCTTATCCAGTGGGTATGGATCCAGTTTGGGTGCTTGCCGAGAACAAGATCATATTCTTAAATTCGTACAAAATGAAGCTGTCCATCATCTTCGGTGTCGTGCATATGATATTTGGCGTGTTCATGAGTACCGTTAATATTAT ACATTTCAAGAAATACTCGAGCCTTTTCTTAGAATTCTTGCCACAGCTGCTTTTCCTTGTTGTATTATTTCTCTACCTGGTAGTCTTAATGTTTGTTAAATGGGTTTTATATAGCCCCACTTCGCCAG ACATGGCGTATACTCCTGGCTGTGCACCATCGATATTGATCacgtttattaatatgatactGCGGGGTCATAGCCAAGTGCGCGAAGGTTGTTCAGAGTATATGTTTCCGGGCCAGACCACTCTTCAGCTTGCCTGTGTCATAATTGCAGCGTTATGCGTGCCCGTCATGCTGTTTGGGAAACcactttttttcttgttgCACAAAAAAAGCGCGCAGACGGGAAAAGTCCTG AGCGATGGAATCGCGTCCCAAGATATCGAATTGCAAACTAAAGGGTTGCAAAATAACCCGTCGACCAGCGACGCAACCGATGAACACGAGGACGAGTCGTTCGGTGAAGTAATGATACACCAGGCGATTCACACCATAGAATACgttctctcaacgatatcacaCACTGCCTCTTACCTACGTTTGTGGGCTTTGTCGTTGGCCCACGGACAACTTTCCGAAGTTTTGTGGTCGATGGTTTTGCGCAAGGGTTTATTCGCTGCCGAGGGTAATTATATATCGGCCATCATGTTATTTTTCGCGTTCGCCGCATGGGCCTCTTTCACCGTTGCCATTCTTGTCATGATGGAAGGCCTGTCAGCCTTTCTTCACACACTTCGACTTCACTG gGTGGAGTTCATGAGCAAATTCTACGAGGGCCAAGGTTATCCCTTTCAaccattttgttttaaatctaTTCTAGACGCCGAAGATTCCGAAGACTAG
- the LOC107999286 gene encoding V-type proton ATPase 116 kDa subunit a 1 isoform X1 encodes MGAMFRSEQMALCQLFIQPEAAYLSVSELGETGTVQFRDLNGDVNYFQRKFVNEVRRCDEMERKLRYIEAEVRKDGVPIVDNLTELPRAPNPRMIIDLEAHLEETENDILELSQNAVNLKSNYLELTELRHVLEKTQVFFTENQDSYLLLYQQEEANDSITRTLINEEPQNPNTTIRGRLEFVAGVINRERVPAFERMLWRISRGNVFLRQAELDKPLEDPATGNQIFKTVFVAFFQGEQLKSRIRKVCTGFHASLYPCPHSHAERQEMVKGVRTRLEDLNLVLNQTHDHRQRVLHNVAKELPNWAIMVRKMKAIYHTMNLFNVDVTKKCLIGECWVPVSDLTIVRDCLNEGSRLCGSSIPSFLNVIYTNENPPTFNRTNKFTRGFQNLIDAYGVASYREANPALYTIITFPFLFSIMFGDFGHGIIMTLFALFMIVKEKKFMAEKTTNEIWNIFFAGRYIILLMGLFSIYTGIIYNDVFSRSINIFGSSWDIRFDNKTIMINELMELDPAKSDYKQYPYPVGMDPVWVLAENKIIFLNSYKMKLSIIFGVVHMIFGVFMSTVNIIHFKKYSSLFLEFLPQLLFLVVLFLYLVVLMFVKWVLYSPTSPDMAYTPGCAPSILITFINMILRGHSQVREGCSEYMFPGQTTLQLACVIIAALCVPVMLFGKPLFFLLHKKSAQTGKVLSDGIASQDIELQTKGLQNNPSTSDATDEHEDESFGEVMIHQAIHTIEYVLSTISHTASYLRLWALSLAHGQLSEVLWSMVLRKGLFAAEGNYISAIMLFFAFAAWASFTVAILVMMEGLSAFLHTLRLHWVEFMSKFYEGQGYPFQPFCFKSILDAEDSED; translated from the exons ATGGGGGCGATGTTCAGGAGCGAGCAGATGGCGCTCTGCCAGCTGTTCATTCAGCCAGAGGCGGCCTATCTTTCTGTTTCCGAGCTTGGAGAAACGGGCACGGTGCAGTTTCGTGAT CTCAACGGCGatgtgaattattttcaacggAAGTTCGTGAACGAGGTGCGTCGATGCGACGAGATGGAGAGGAAACTTCGATACATCGAGGCCGAGGTGAGGAAAGACGGAGTGCCGATCGTCGACAATCTCACGGAACTACCACGGGCACCGAATCCTCGTATGATCATAGATCTCGAG GCCCATCTCGAGGAAACGGAGAACGACATATTAGAGCTGAGCCAAAACGCGGTGAACCTGAAGAGTAACTACCTCGAGTTGACGGAATTACGGCATGTGCTCGAGAAGACCCAAGTATTTTTCACGGAG AATCAAGATTCGTATCTTCTTCTATATCAACAGGAAGAGGCCAATGACTCGATCACCAGGACGCTAATAAACGAGGAACCACAGAATCCGAACACGACGATTAGGGGACGTCTTGA atTCGTTGCTGGGGTAATAAACCGGGAACGAGTACCAGCTTTCGAGAGAATGTTGTGGCGAATATCCCGTGGAAACGTGTTCCTGCGCCAGGCTGAGCTTGACAAGCCGCTAGAAGATCCAGCTACT GGCAATCAGATATTTAAAACGGTGTTCGTCGCATTTTTCCAAGGAGAACAGCTGAAGAGCCGCATAAGAAAAGTCTGCACCGGTTTCCACGCCTCTTTGTATCCGTGCCCGCATAGCCACGCGGAACGTCAAGAAATGGTGAAAGGCGTTCGAACGAGACTGGAAGATTTGAACTTg GTTTTGAATCAAACGCACGATCATCGTCAACGCGTTTTACACAACGTAGCCAAGGAATTGCCCAATTGGGCGATCATGGTTCGAAAGATGAAGGCGATTTATCACACGATGAATCTGTTCAACGTCGACGTAACAAAAAAGTGCCTTATAGGAGAGTGTTGGGTACCTGTATCGGATCTTACCATCGTTAGAGACTGCCTTAACGAAGGATCG CGTCTCTGCGGTAGTTCGATACCATCTTTCCTCAATGTTATCTACACGAACGAAAACCCCCCGACGTTTAACAGGACGAACAAGTTCACCAGAGGTTTTCAAAACTTGATCGACGCGTATGGCGTGGCATCGTATCGCGAAGCTAATCCAGCCCTTTATACGATTATCACTTTCCCCTTTCTGTTTAGCATCATGTTCGGCGATTTTGGACATG gTATAATTATGACTCTGTTCGCTCTGTTTATGATCGTGAAGGAGAAGAAGTTTATGGCTGAAAAAACAACGAACgaaatttggaatatatttttcgccgGCCGTTACATTATACTTCTCATGGGTTTGTTTTCCATTTACACTGGCATCATCTATAATGACGTATTCTCAAGATCAATAAACATATTCGGGTCTAGTTGGGACATACGGTTCGACAATAAAACAATCATGATTAATGAGCTTATGGAATTGGACCCGGCTAAAAGTGATTACAAACAATACCCTTATCCAGTGGGTATGGATCCAGTTTGGGTGCTTGCCGAGAACAAGATCATATTCTTAAATTCGTACAAAATGAAGCTGTCCATCATCTTCGGTGTCGTGCATATGATATTTGGCGTGTTCATGAGTACCGTTAATATTAT ACATTTCAAGAAATACTCGAGCCTTTTCTTAGAATTCTTGCCACAGCTGCTTTTCCTTGTTGTATTATTTCTCTACCTGGTAGTCTTAATGTTTGTTAAATGGGTTTTATATAGCCCCACTTCGCCAG ACATGGCGTATACTCCTGGCTGTGCACCATCGATATTGATCacgtttattaatatgatactGCGGGGTCATAGCCAAGTGCGCGAAGGTTGTTCAGAGTATATGTTTCCGGGCCAGACCACTCTTCAGCTTGCCTGTGTCATAATTGCAGCGTTATGCGTGCCCGTCATGCTGTTTGGGAAACcactttttttcttgttgCACAAAAAAAGCGCGCAGACGGGAAAAGTCCTG AGCGATGGAATCGCGTCCCAAGATATCGAATTGCAAACTAAAGGGTTGCAAAATAACCCGTCGACCAGCGACGCAACCGATGAACACGAGGACGAGTCGTTCGGTGAAGTAATGATACACCAGGCGATTCACACCATAGAATACgttctctcaacgatatcacaCACTGCCTCTTACCTACGTTTGTGGGCTTTGTCGTTGGCCCACGGACAACTTTCCGAAGTTTTGTGGTCGATGGTTTTGCGCAAGGGTTTATTCGCTGCCGAGGGTAATTATATATCGGCCATCATGTTATTTTTCGCGTTCGCCGCATGGGCCTCTTTCACCGTTGCCATTCTTGTCATGATGGAAGGCCTGTCAGCCTTTCTTCACACACTTCGACTTCACTG gGTGGAGTTCATGAGCAAATTCTACGAGGGCCAAGGTTATCCCTTTCAaccattttgttttaaatctaTTCTAGACGCCGAAGATTCCGAAGACTAG
- the LOC107999283 gene encoding organic cation transporter protein isoform X2: protein MASVDNNLEELMSHLGEFGKYQFWQFSLHILGALTAGLHMLTLLTVAAVPPHKCNVPETTADPLNNLTTISNSSVEILPRAVDACYYLDANNEMKECESWTYDTQYFQSSRGMEWNFVCSRRWMGALAQSSYMFGVFIGAVTLGSLADKYGRKIIFYVSAIAQLVLGVSVAFVNNYHLFLVFRFLYGIFGSAGAYITGFVLSMELVGATKRTVCGIMFQLTFAVGFMLVAIWGAVIKDRTWLQIVYGLHSALLAGHWWLMDESPRWLWAQGRVTEALAIVQKGLRMNGADVDVDAAKLIGEGKIRGHVDRRERSYGALDLFKTPNLRKKTLNVCLNWFANSIVYYGLSLNAGNLVGNPFLMLFLSGLVEMPTYVMICFLMDRLGRRCMITSFMLIGGVCCITASVIPGGSDLTRTAIVGIVLFGKSNISGSFAVIYNYTAELFPTVVRNTGLGIGSMCARLSGTLTPAIMLLDSLDPKVPAILFGFIALLSGFLSMYLPETVNQPMPETIEDGENFGRHDTCFATCFGSDKKEKFRSVNTATV, encoded by the exons ATGGCGAGCGTGGACAATAACCTGGAGGAATTGATGAGCCATCTCGGGGAATTCGGTAAATACCAATTCTGGCAATTCTCCCTGCACATCCTGGGCGCGTTGACGGCCGGTCTGCACATGCTGACACTGTTGACGGTGGCCGCTGTACCACCCCACAAGTGCAACGTGCCCGAGACCACCGCGGATCCTCTCAATAATCTCACGACGATCTCGAATTCGAGCGTGGAAATTTTGCCCCGAGCCGTGGACGCTTGTTACTACTTGGACGCGAACAACGAGATGAAGGAATGCGAGTCGTGGACCTACGACACCCAGTACTTCCAATCGTCCCGAGGCATGGAGTGGAACTTCGTGTGCTCGCGAAGGTGGATGGGCGCCCTGGCCCAATCCTCCTACATGTTCGGCGTGTTCATCGGCGCGGTGACGCTGGGCAGCCTTGCCGACAAATACGGTCGAAAGATAATATTCTACGTGTCGGCGATCGCGCAACTCGTTCTCGGAGTGTCAGTCGCGTTCGTCAACAACTACCACCTGTTCCTCGTGTTCAGGTTCTTGTACGGGATCTTCGGCTCGGCGGGCGCGTACATAACAGGATTCGTGCTCAGCATGGAGCTGGTGGGCGCCACGAAGAGGACCGTCTGCGGGATAATGTTCCAACTAACTTTCGCCGTTGGTTTCATGCTGGTTGCGATTTGGGGGGCCGTGATCAAGGATCGTACGTGGCTGCAGATCGTTTACGGCCTTCACAGCGCCCTGTTGGCCGGCCACTGGTGGCTGATGGACGAGTCGCCCAGGTGGTTGTGGGCCCAGGGCCGCGTCACCGAGGCGCTCGCGATCGTGCAGAAGGGTCTGAGGATGAACGGGGCCGACGTCGACGTGGACGCCGCGAAACTGATCGGGGAGGGGAAGATTCGAGGGCACGTGGATCGAAGGGAGCGGTCTTACGGGGCGTTGGACCTGTTCAAGACGCCCAATCTGCGCAAGAAGACGTTGAACGTGTGCCTGAATTGGTTCGCCAACTCGATCGTCTATTACGGCCTGTCTTTGAACGCGGGCAACCTGGTCGGCAATCCCTTCCTCATGCTGTTCCTCAGCGGCCTGGTCGAGATGCCCACCTACGTGATGATCTGTTTCCTGATGGATCGGCTGGGGAGAAGGTGCATGATCACCTCGTTCATGTTGATCGGCGGCGTGTGTTGCATAACAGCCTCCGTGATACCCGGCGGATCGGATTTGACAAGGACGGCGATCGTCGGGATCGTTCTGTTCGGCAAGTCGAACATATCGGGCTCGTTCGCcgttatttacaattacacgGCCGAGTTGTTCCCCACCGTGGTGAGGAACACGGGTTTGGGAATTGGATCGATGTGCGCCCGTCTCAGCGGCACTTTGACACCCGCCATAATGCTGTTGGACTCGTTGGACCCCAAAGTGCCCGCCATTCTCTTCGGTTTCATCGCCCTTCTGTCCGGTTTCCTGTCCATGTATCTGCCCGAGACGGTGAACCAACCGATGCCCGAGACCATAGAGGACGGGGAGAATTTCGGCAGGCACGACACCTGCTTCGCCACGTGCTTCGGCTCGGATAAAAAAG AAAAATTCCGCAGCGTTAATACGGCCACTGTTTGA
- the LOC107999283 gene encoding organic cation transporter protein isoform X1 — MASVDNNLEELMSHLGEFGKYQFWQFSLHILGALTAGLHMLTLLTVAAVPPHKCNVPETTADPLNNLTTISNSSVEILPRAVDACYYLDANNEMKECESWTYDTQYFQSSRGMEWNFVCSRRWMGALAQSSYMFGVFIGAVTLGSLADKYGRKIIFYVSAIAQLVLGVSVAFVNNYHLFLVFRFLYGIFGSAGAYITGFVLSMELVGATKRTVCGIMFQLTFAVGFMLVAIWGAVIKDRTWLQIVYGLHSALLAGHWWLMDESPRWLWAQGRVTEALAIVQKGLRMNGADVDVDAAKLIGEGKIRGHVDRRERSYGALDLFKTPNLRKKTLNVCLNWFANSIVYYGLSLNAGNLVGNPFLMLFLSGLVEMPTYVMICFLMDRLGRRCMITSFMLIGGVCCITASVIPGGSDLTRTAIVGIVLFGKSNISGSFAVIYNYTAELFPTVVRNTGLGIGSMCARLSGTLTPAIMLLDSLDPKVPAILFGFIALLSGFLSMYLPETVNQPMPETIEDGENFGRHDTCFATCFGSDKKGRSTYEVKLNQLAEKDEKERLNQGENAREYSS; from the coding sequence ATGGCGAGCGTGGACAATAACCTGGAGGAATTGATGAGCCATCTCGGGGAATTCGGTAAATACCAATTCTGGCAATTCTCCCTGCACATCCTGGGCGCGTTGACGGCCGGTCTGCACATGCTGACACTGTTGACGGTGGCCGCTGTACCACCCCACAAGTGCAACGTGCCCGAGACCACCGCGGATCCTCTCAATAATCTCACGACGATCTCGAATTCGAGCGTGGAAATTTTGCCCCGAGCCGTGGACGCTTGTTACTACTTGGACGCGAACAACGAGATGAAGGAATGCGAGTCGTGGACCTACGACACCCAGTACTTCCAATCGTCCCGAGGCATGGAGTGGAACTTCGTGTGCTCGCGAAGGTGGATGGGCGCCCTGGCCCAATCCTCCTACATGTTCGGCGTGTTCATCGGCGCGGTGACGCTGGGCAGCCTTGCCGACAAATACGGTCGAAAGATAATATTCTACGTGTCGGCGATCGCGCAACTCGTTCTCGGAGTGTCAGTCGCGTTCGTCAACAACTACCACCTGTTCCTCGTGTTCAGGTTCTTGTACGGGATCTTCGGCTCGGCGGGCGCGTACATAACAGGATTCGTGCTCAGCATGGAGCTGGTGGGCGCCACGAAGAGGACCGTCTGCGGGATAATGTTCCAACTAACTTTCGCCGTTGGTTTCATGCTGGTTGCGATTTGGGGGGCCGTGATCAAGGATCGTACGTGGCTGCAGATCGTTTACGGCCTTCACAGCGCCCTGTTGGCCGGCCACTGGTGGCTGATGGACGAGTCGCCCAGGTGGTTGTGGGCCCAGGGCCGCGTCACCGAGGCGCTCGCGATCGTGCAGAAGGGTCTGAGGATGAACGGGGCCGACGTCGACGTGGACGCCGCGAAACTGATCGGGGAGGGGAAGATTCGAGGGCACGTGGATCGAAGGGAGCGGTCTTACGGGGCGTTGGACCTGTTCAAGACGCCCAATCTGCGCAAGAAGACGTTGAACGTGTGCCTGAATTGGTTCGCCAACTCGATCGTCTATTACGGCCTGTCTTTGAACGCGGGCAACCTGGTCGGCAATCCCTTCCTCATGCTGTTCCTCAGCGGCCTGGTCGAGATGCCCACCTACGTGATGATCTGTTTCCTGATGGATCGGCTGGGGAGAAGGTGCATGATCACCTCGTTCATGTTGATCGGCGGCGTGTGTTGCATAACAGCCTCCGTGATACCCGGCGGATCGGATTTGACAAGGACGGCGATCGTCGGGATCGTTCTGTTCGGCAAGTCGAACATATCGGGCTCGTTCGCcgttatttacaattacacgGCCGAGTTGTTCCCCACCGTGGTGAGGAACACGGGTTTGGGAATTGGATCGATGTGCGCCCGTCTCAGCGGCACTTTGACACCCGCCATAATGCTGTTGGACTCGTTGGACCCCAAAGTGCCCGCCATTCTCTTCGGTTTCATCGCCCTTCTGTCCGGTTTCCTGTCCATGTATCTGCCCGAGACGGTGAACCAACCGATGCCCGAGACCATAGAGGACGGGGAGAATTTCGGCAGGCACGACACCTGCTTCGCCACGTGCTTCGGCTCGGATAAAAAAGGCAGGTCCACTTACGAAGTTAAGTTGAATCAATTGGCGGAGAAGGACGAGAAGGAGAGGTTGAATCAGGGTGAAAACGCTAGGGAGTATTCCtcttga